In Arthrobacter sp. B3I4, the following proteins share a genomic window:
- the purQ gene encoding phosphoribosylformylglycinamidine synthase subunit PurQ, with product MTELPLIGEAVAVAAHPQLAGAKIGVVTFPGTLDDRDAARAVRLAGATPVALWHADTHLADVDAVVIPGGFSYGDYLRAGAIARFAPLMARIIDAANSDARLPVLGICNGFQILTESHLLPGSMIKNDHLKFLCRDQVLRVENNSTDWTGDYAAGQEITVPLKNQDGQYIADDKTLDALEAEGRVVFRYVGWNPNGSRRDIAGISNAAGNVVGLMPHPEHAIEPGFGPETGSGTEGLGFFTSVLNKIVGDNK from the coding sequence ATGACTGAACTCCCCCTGATCGGTGAGGCCGTCGCTGTCGCCGCCCACCCCCAGCTCGCCGGCGCGAAGATCGGCGTCGTCACCTTCCCCGGCACGCTGGACGACCGTGACGCCGCCCGCGCCGTCCGCCTGGCCGGCGCCACCCCGGTGGCGCTCTGGCACGCAGACACCCACCTGGCCGACGTCGACGCCGTCGTCATTCCAGGTGGTTTCTCCTACGGTGACTACCTCCGCGCCGGCGCCATTGCCCGGTTCGCCCCGCTGATGGCCAGGATCATCGACGCCGCGAACTCCGACGCCAGGCTGCCGGTTCTTGGCATCTGCAACGGCTTCCAGATCCTGACCGAGTCGCACCTCCTGCCCGGCTCGATGATCAAGAACGACCACCTGAAGTTCCTCTGCCGCGACCAGGTCCTGCGGGTCGAAAACAACAGCACCGACTGGACCGGCGACTACGCCGCCGGGCAGGAAATCACCGTGCCGCTGAAAAACCAGGACGGCCAGTACATCGCGGACGACAAGACGCTCGATGCCCTGGAGGCGGAGGGCCGCGTGGTGTTCCGCTACGTCGGCTGGAACCCGAACGGCTCGCGCCGCGACATCGCCGGCATCTCCAACGCCGCCGGCAACGTTGTGGGCCTCATGCCGCACCCCGAGCACGCCATCGAACCCGGGTTCGGCCCCGAGACGGGCTCCGGCACCGAGGGCCTCGGCTTCTTTACCTCTGTCCTGAACAAGATCGTGGGAGACAACAAATGA
- the purS gene encoding phosphoribosylformylglycinamidine synthase subunit PurS translates to MPRIVVDVMPKPEILDPQGKAIVGALPRLGFTAFSSVRQGKRFELTVEGEVTEEILTQARNAAATLLSNPVIEDVVNVEVVEA, encoded by the coding sequence ATGCCCCGGATCGTTGTCGATGTCATGCCCAAGCCCGAGATTCTCGACCCGCAGGGGAAGGCCATCGTGGGTGCGCTGCCCCGCCTGGGCTTCACCGCGTTCAGCTCCGTCCGCCAGGGCAAGCGCTTCGAACTGACCGTCGAGGGCGAAGTGACCGAAGAGATCCTGACCCAGGCACGGAACGCAGCTGCAACCCTGCTGTCGAATCCGGTCATCGAGGACGTCGTCAACGTCGAGGTCGTCGAGGCCTGA
- the purL gene encoding phosphoribosylformylglycinamidine synthase subunit PurL has product MTETPAVAAPAETAKKFNIDTVENAAHTPDTELPWAALGLKQNEFDEVVKVLGRRPTGAELAMYSVMWSEHCSYKSSKNHLRQFGEKVTEEMKKDMLVGIGENAGVTNLGDGWAVTFKIESHNSPSFVEPYQGAATGIGGIVRDIISMGARPVAVMDPLRFGAIDHPDTARVMHGAVAGIGGYGNSLGLPNIGGEMVFDSVYQGNPLVNALAVGVMRHEDIRLANASGKGNKVVLFGARTGGDGIGGASVLASESFDDTKPSKRPAVQVGDPFAEKVLIECCLELFKGSLVEGIQDLGAAGISCATSELASNGDGGMQVELTSVLLRDPTLTPGEILMSESQERMMAVVTPENVAAFEAVMDKWAVEYSWLGEVTDTGRLIITWDGEVIVDLDPRTVAHDGPVYDRPYARPEWQDAVQGDTFTGSVQDARRPAAPAELAAAVTELVASPNMCSKAWITNQYDRYVGGNTAMAFPDDAGVVRVDEETGLGVALATDANGRYTYLDPYSGAQLALAEAYRNVATSGAIPMAVSDCLNFGSPEDPDVMWQLAESIRGLSDACMVLGIPVTGGNVSLYNQTGSVPIHPSPVVAVLGKLDDVARRTPSGWREDGQAIYLLGTTAAELDGSEWSNLRGHLGGRPPAVDLAAERELGEILINASRDGMVDSAHDLSEGGLAAALVESALRYGVGARISLQDVLDRDGVDLFTALFSESQARAVVAVPRSEEIRFKDMCTARGFEHLRIGVVDAESGTLEINGVDTLSLETLREAHEATLPKYFG; this is encoded by the coding sequence ATGACGGAGACGCCCGCAGTGGCAGCGCCCGCGGAGACCGCCAAGAAGTTCAACATCGACACCGTGGAGAACGCGGCCCACACGCCGGACACCGAACTCCCCTGGGCCGCACTGGGCCTGAAGCAGAACGAGTTCGACGAGGTCGTCAAGGTCCTGGGCCGCCGCCCCACCGGCGCCGAGCTCGCGATGTACTCCGTGATGTGGAGCGAGCACTGCTCCTACAAGTCCTCCAAGAACCACCTGCGCCAGTTCGGCGAAAAGGTGACCGAGGAGATGAAGAAGGACATGCTGGTCGGCATCGGCGAGAACGCCGGCGTAACCAACCTCGGCGACGGCTGGGCGGTGACGTTCAAGATCGAGTCGCACAACTCGCCGTCGTTCGTGGAGCCTTACCAGGGCGCCGCGACCGGCATCGGCGGCATCGTCCGCGACATCATCTCGATGGGCGCCCGCCCGGTGGCCGTGATGGATCCGCTGCGCTTCGGCGCGATCGACCACCCGGACACCGCCCGCGTCATGCACGGCGCCGTGGCCGGCATCGGCGGCTACGGCAACTCCCTTGGCCTGCCGAACATCGGCGGCGAGATGGTCTTCGACTCCGTTTACCAGGGCAACCCGCTGGTCAATGCCCTCGCCGTCGGCGTCATGCGGCACGAGGACATCCGCCTGGCCAACGCCTCCGGCAAGGGCAACAAGGTGGTACTCTTCGGCGCCCGGACCGGCGGCGACGGCATCGGCGGCGCTTCCGTGCTGGCGTCCGAATCCTTCGACGACACCAAGCCCTCTAAGCGTCCCGCCGTCCAGGTCGGTGACCCTTTTGCCGAGAAGGTCCTGATCGAATGCTGCCTGGAACTGTTCAAGGGCTCGCTGGTGGAGGGCATCCAGGACCTAGGCGCGGCTGGCATTTCCTGCGCCACGTCTGAGCTCGCCTCCAACGGCGACGGCGGCATGCAGGTCGAACTGACGTCCGTGCTGCTGCGCGACCCCACCCTGACGCCGGGCGAGATTCTGATGTCCGAGTCGCAGGAACGCATGATGGCCGTGGTCACGCCGGAAAACGTGGCCGCCTTCGAGGCCGTCATGGACAAGTGGGCCGTGGAATACTCCTGGCTGGGCGAGGTTACCGACACCGGCCGGCTCATCATCACCTGGGACGGCGAAGTGATCGTCGATCTCGACCCCCGCACCGTCGCGCATGACGGCCCGGTCTACGACCGCCCGTACGCCCGACCGGAGTGGCAGGACGCCGTGCAGGGCGACACTTTCACCGGGTCCGTGCAGGACGCACGCCGCCCCGCCGCCCCCGCCGAACTCGCCGCCGCCGTCACCGAACTCGTGGCCTCGCCGAACATGTGCAGCAAGGCCTGGATCACCAACCAGTACGACCGCTACGTCGGCGGCAACACCGCCATGGCGTTCCCAGACGACGCCGGCGTGGTCCGGGTCGATGAGGAAACCGGGCTGGGCGTGGCCCTGGCCACCGACGCCAACGGCCGGTACACCTACCTCGATCCGTACTCCGGCGCGCAGCTCGCCCTCGCCGAGGCGTACCGCAACGTGGCAACCTCCGGTGCCATCCCGATGGCCGTCAGCGACTGCCTGAACTTCGGCTCGCCCGAGGACCCCGACGTCATGTGGCAGCTCGCCGAGTCCATCCGCGGGCTGTCCGACGCCTGCATGGTGCTCGGCATCCCGGTTACCGGCGGCAACGTCTCGCTCTACAACCAGACAGGCAGCGTTCCGATCCACCCCTCCCCCGTGGTGGCCGTGCTGGGCAAGCTCGATGACGTCGCCCGCCGCACGCCCTCGGGCTGGCGCGAGGACGGCCAGGCGATTTACCTGCTCGGCACGACGGCGGCGGAGCTGGACGGTTCGGAATGGTCCAACCTGCGCGGTCACCTCGGCGGCCGGCCGCCTGCAGTTGACCTCGCCGCAGAGCGCGAGCTCGGCGAGATCCTGATCAACGCCTCCCGTGACGGCATGGTCGATTCCGCGCACGATCTCTCCGAGGGCGGCCTCGCGGCGGCCCTCGTGGAGTCAGCGCTGCGCTACGGCGTCGGCGCCCGCATTTCGCTGCAGGACGTCCTGGACCGCGACGGCGTCGACCTCTTCACCGCACTGTTCTCCGAGTCCCAGGCCCGTGCCGTCGTGGCGGTGCCCCGCTCGGAGGAGATCCGGTTCAAGGACATGTGCACCGCCCGCGGCTTCGAGCACCTGCGGATCGGCGTCGTGGATGCCGAGAGCGGCACGCTGGAGATCAACGGCGTGGACACCCTCAGCCTGGAGACACTCCGCGAAGCCCACGAGGCGACCCTGCCGAAGTACTTCGGCTGA
- a CDS encoding DUF503 domain-containing protein, whose protein sequence is MWIGWIELDVLLGDVHSLKEKRSVVRPVLAELKRRFDVSVTEAEYHDQYRRTVIGAGLVAADRAHLVEVLAAVERLVAARPELELLSARQRELRSDD, encoded by the coding sequence ATGTGGATCGGCTGGATCGAACTCGATGTCCTGCTCGGCGATGTGCACAGCCTGAAGGAGAAGCGGTCCGTGGTCCGGCCCGTGCTCGCCGAGCTCAAACGCCGCTTCGACGTTTCCGTGACCGAGGCCGAGTACCACGACCAGTACCGGCGTACCGTAATCGGCGCCGGGCTCGTCGCTGCAGACCGGGCCCACCTCGTGGAAGTGCTAGCCGCCGTCGAACGCCTGGTCGCCGCGCGGCCGGAGCTGGAGCTGCTCAGCGCCCGCCAGCGTGAACTGCGCAGCGACGACTGA
- a CDS encoding DUF1990 family protein produces MTGEQRIAAGELNYAGIGATETGMLPEDGKGLITQAYVGDGEAAYRRAVQGLLTWRVHRRAGLRVRAESDVVVPGTRVVSGFGVGPFRINAPCEVVWVRRPVPGPGPQSAGFGYGTLPGHPVRGEESFEISLDEKGQVLIKLTAFGVPANWFYAVGGPVTDRARRLVTSRYVRSAQELAAGVN; encoded by the coding sequence GTGACGGGGGAGCAGCGGATCGCCGCCGGGGAGCTCAACTATGCGGGGATCGGGGCCACCGAGACCGGCATGCTGCCGGAGGACGGCAAGGGTCTTATCACCCAGGCGTACGTGGGCGACGGCGAAGCGGCCTACCGGCGGGCGGTGCAGGGGCTGTTGACTTGGCGGGTGCACCGGCGGGCCGGGCTGCGGGTGCGTGCGGAATCCGACGTCGTGGTGCCGGGGACGCGGGTCGTGAGCGGCTTCGGCGTCGGCCCCTTCCGGATCAACGCGCCCTGCGAGGTGGTGTGGGTGCGCCGGCCCGTCCCCGGCCCCGGGCCACAGTCGGCGGGCTTCGGCTACGGTACGCTGCCCGGGCACCCGGTCCGCGGTGAGGAGTCGTTCGAAATCTCCCTTGATGAAAAGGGGCAGGTGCTGATCAAGCTCACTGCCTTCGGCGTGCCGGCTAACTGGTTTTATGCCGTCGGCGGCCCCGTAACGGACCGGGCACGCCGGCTGGTGACTTCCCGCTACGTTAGAAGTGCACAGGAACTGGCCGCAGGTGTGAACTGA
- a CDS encoding putative quinol monooxygenase: MIFIVVKFKVKPDWSERWLGLVEDFTRATRQEPGNLWFDWSRSVEDPNEFVLVEAFKDDAAGDHVNSSHFKQAMADMPQALQETPRIVSRQVDGEGWDLMGELTI, translated from the coding sequence GTGATCTTCATCGTCGTCAAATTCAAGGTCAAGCCCGACTGGTCCGAGCGCTGGCTTGGCCTGGTGGAGGACTTCACCCGCGCCACCCGGCAGGAGCCGGGCAATCTGTGGTTCGACTGGTCCCGCAGCGTGGAGGACCCGAACGAATTCGTCCTGGTCGAGGCCTTTAAGGATGACGCCGCCGGAGACCACGTCAACAGCAGCCACTTCAAGCAGGCCATGGCGGACATGCCGCAGGCGCTGCAGGAAACACCCCGGATTGTCAGCCGCCAGGTCGACGGCGAAGGCTGGGACCTGATGGGCGAACTCACCATCTGA
- a CDS encoding methionine ABC transporter permease codes for MFDRILEVLPEIATAMGQTLTMLLVAIPLAVLLGTPLGILLYTIGPNGLKHKPKLHRVLDGLVNLVRSFPFLILLIAIIPVTRFIVGTTIGTAAVIVPLTINAIPYFARFVEQNLSQLGGGVVEAARSMGASRSQIVRDVLIVEAKPGLVSSITIMTVSFVSYSAMAGLVGGGGIGDFAIRYGYYRYETPLMITAILLMILLVTVVQLSGSYLARRLDKRL; via the coding sequence AACGCTCACCATGCTGCTCGTCGCCATCCCGCTGGCCGTGCTCCTGGGGACACCGCTGGGCATTTTGTTGTACACCATCGGTCCGAACGGGCTCAAGCACAAACCCAAGCTGCACCGCGTCCTGGACGGCCTGGTCAACCTCGTCCGGTCGTTCCCGTTCCTGATCCTGCTCATCGCGATCATTCCGGTGACACGGTTCATCGTCGGCACCACCATCGGCACCGCAGCTGTCATCGTCCCGCTAACCATCAACGCCATCCCCTACTTCGCCCGGTTCGTGGAACAGAACCTCAGCCAGCTTGGCGGCGGAGTGGTGGAGGCCGCCCGGTCCATGGGGGCCAGCCGGTCCCAGATCGTCCGCGACGTGCTCATTGTGGAAGCCAAACCCGGGCTGGTCAGCTCCATCACCATCATGACCGTCAGCTTCGTCTCCTACTCGGCGATGGCAGGCCTGGTGGGCGGCGGCGGAATCGGTGACTTTGCGATCCGGTACGGCTACTACCGCTACGAAACGCCCCTCATGATCACGGCCATTCTCCTGATGATCCTGCTGGTCACCGTCGTCCAGCTCAGCGGCTCCTACCTTGCCCGGCGCCTGGACAAGCGGCTCTGA
- a CDS encoding MetQ/NlpA family ABC transporter substrate-binding protein, producing the protein MQRRSFLKYALAGAGAVTVSTMTGCGLVNPGGASAAGGGKTIKIIVTESAPYQEPTKIAKKLLEAKGWTLEPTYVTDIIQPNLAVANGEFDANFFQHNAYLKQFNQDKGLDNVGLFYVYSAPGGIWSDKYKSLKELPDGAKIGIPVDPANNGRALFMLRDAGLLELSEATVIHTSQKNITANPKKLQFVEVDQQSLAKTLPDVDAGFLVARMAADVKHTRADALAFEPDANQVPFRIVVAGRKDFAGSEKAAALKEAYQSSEVKAWFANYQSGILPTPWDQDPAADVAKL; encoded by the coding sequence ATGCAGCGTCGAAGTTTCCTCAAGTATGCCCTCGCCGGTGCCGGCGCCGTCACCGTTTCCACGATGACCGGCTGCGGCCTCGTCAACCCCGGCGGCGCCAGCGCGGCCGGCGGCGGAAAGACCATCAAAATTATCGTCACCGAGTCCGCTCCGTACCAAGAGCCTACGAAGATTGCCAAGAAGCTCCTCGAAGCCAAAGGCTGGACCCTGGAGCCGACCTACGTCACAGACATCATCCAGCCCAACCTGGCAGTGGCGAACGGCGAGTTCGACGCCAACTTCTTCCAGCACAACGCGTACCTGAAGCAGTTCAACCAGGACAAAGGCCTCGATAACGTCGGTCTCTTCTACGTCTACAGCGCCCCCGGGGGGATCTGGTCCGACAAGTACAAGTCCCTGAAAGAACTGCCGGACGGTGCCAAAATCGGCATTCCGGTGGACCCCGCCAACAACGGCCGGGCCCTGTTCATGCTCCGGGACGCGGGCCTGCTGGAACTCTCCGAGGCCACCGTGATCCATACCTCGCAAAAGAACATCACCGCCAACCCGAAGAAACTGCAGTTCGTAGAAGTGGACCAGCAATCCCTGGCCAAGACCCTGCCCGACGTCGACGCCGGCTTTCTGGTCGCCCGGATGGCGGCCGACGTCAAGCACACCAGAGCCGACGCTCTGGCTTTCGAACCGGACGCGAACCAGGTCCCGTTCCGGATTGTGGTGGCCGGCCGGAAAGACTTCGCCGGTTCGGAAAAGGCCGCAGCCCTGAAGGAGGCTTACCAGTCATCTGAGGTCAAGGCCTGGTTCGCCAACTACCAGAGCGGGATCCTGCCCACCCCGTGGGACCAGGACCCGGCCGCCGACGTGGCCAAGCTCTAG
- a CDS encoding polysaccharide deacetylase family protein — protein sequence MLPEGPSPRPRLAGFTPDFKLPPIQNGLAPVITKIETKLPVVFLTIDDGVTKTPEMIRLLAEYDYPASIFLAKDFVADQPAFFKNFIARGSLVENHTVHHNINMVTQMGYAQQLAEMNAMQDYAQQQFGRRPTLFRPPGGAYSLAMRQAVAAAGMKAIVTWEAKANDGHMDYQYGKDLRPGEIVLMHFRPEFAADLAAFRAAQLAAGLEVVLLEDFLDVA from the coding sequence GTGCTTCCCGAGGGACCCAGCCCCAGGCCCCGGCTGGCCGGGTTCACTCCGGATTTCAAGCTGCCGCCGATCCAAAACGGACTCGCCCCGGTGATCACGAAGATTGAGACGAAGTTGCCGGTGGTCTTCCTGACCATCGACGACGGTGTCACCAAGACACCCGAGATGATCCGGCTGCTGGCGGAGTACGACTACCCCGCGTCGATCTTTCTGGCCAAGGACTTTGTTGCGGACCAGCCGGCCTTTTTCAAAAACTTCATCGCCCGCGGCAGTCTCGTGGAGAACCACACCGTGCACCACAACATCAACATGGTCACGCAGATGGGGTACGCCCAGCAACTCGCGGAAATGAACGCCATGCAGGACTATGCCCAGCAGCAATTCGGCCGCCGCCCCACGCTGTTCCGGCCGCCCGGCGGCGCGTATTCCCTCGCCATGCGGCAGGCCGTCGCCGCTGCCGGAATGAAGGCCATCGTCACTTGGGAAGCCAAGGCAAACGACGGCCACATGGACTACCAGTACGGCAAGGACCTTCGTCCGGGCGAGATCGTGCTGATGCATTTCCGGCCGGAATTCGCCGCCGATCTCGCGGCCTTCCGGGCGGCCCAGCTTGCTGCGGGTCTTGAAGTGGTGTTGCTCGAGGACTTCCTCGACGTCGCCTGA
- a CDS encoding LLM class flavin-dependent oxidoreductase, with the protein MKITSTRFDGPRPRLLISAFVMNTTSHIMGGQWRRPEAQQHRFNELPLWIDLARELEDAKFDAIFFADVVGLYGDYDGGWASLLEKGLQVPSNDPLILLSALATATRQIGLAATSSVIQSHPFQFARQMSTLDHISNGRVAWNIVTSVLENAHRNFNATELTKHDERYDWADEYVEAAYKLWEGSWQDAALLTDKEGGVHADPEKVSKIYHRGPRYSIDGPHLSAPSPQRTPVLFQAGSSGRGQQFCAANAEATFTLAPSTDAAAKYTAAVRGQAVAAGRRPDDVKFLQGMHFVVGGTEAEANRKAAELEETLDIEALLAHVGGGFGVDLGGLPLDTPLGDLATEGSRGHLEAIRASVRNGDPTLRDIALYRSRANRVVGTPEQIADRLEEWQDAGIDGINIINQTLPGSYTDFISGVLPELRGRGLAQAEYGQGTLREKLFGAGPRLNDRHPAAAFRGAFAEFSAAAENKPATISV; encoded by the coding sequence ATGAAAATTACCAGTACCCGCTTCGACGGACCCCGCCCGCGCCTGCTGATCAGCGCCTTCGTAATGAACACAACCAGCCACATCATGGGAGGCCAGTGGCGCCGCCCCGAAGCGCAGCAGCACCGCTTCAACGAACTCCCACTCTGGATCGATTTGGCGCGCGAGCTGGAGGACGCGAAGTTTGACGCGATCTTCTTCGCCGACGTCGTGGGCCTTTACGGGGATTACGACGGCGGCTGGGCGTCCCTGCTGGAAAAAGGGCTGCAGGTGCCCTCCAACGATCCGCTAATCCTGCTGTCCGCACTCGCCACCGCGACCCGCCAGATCGGGCTGGCGGCGACGTCGTCCGTCATCCAAAGCCATCCGTTCCAGTTTGCCCGGCAGATGTCCACCCTGGACCACATCAGTAACGGCCGGGTGGCCTGGAACATCGTCACCAGCGTGCTGGAAAACGCGCACCGCAACTTCAATGCCACCGAGCTGACCAAGCACGACGAACGGTACGACTGGGCGGACGAATACGTCGAGGCAGCCTACAAGCTGTGGGAGGGCTCATGGCAGGACGCGGCACTCCTCACCGACAAGGAAGGCGGGGTCCACGCAGACCCGGAAAAGGTCAGCAAAATTTATCACCGCGGCCCCCGGTACTCCATCGACGGGCCGCACCTTTCGGCGCCGTCGCCGCAACGCACCCCGGTGCTCTTCCAGGCCGGCAGTTCCGGCCGGGGCCAGCAGTTCTGCGCCGCCAACGCCGAGGCCACCTTCACGCTGGCTCCCAGCACCGATGCGGCAGCGAAGTACACGGCCGCCGTCCGTGGGCAGGCGGTTGCCGCCGGGCGCCGCCCGGACGACGTGAAGTTCCTCCAAGGGATGCACTTTGTGGTCGGAGGCACCGAAGCGGAGGCGAACCGCAAGGCCGCCGAGCTTGAGGAGACACTGGACATTGAAGCCCTGCTGGCGCACGTCGGCGGCGGATTCGGCGTCGATCTGGGCGGGCTCCCGCTGGACACCCCGCTGGGTGACCTGGCCACCGAAGGCAGCCGGGGCCATCTTGAGGCCATCCGTGCCTCGGTTCGAAACGGTGACCCCACGCTCCGGGACATTGCGCTCTACCGCAGCCGGGCCAACCGCGTGGTGGGTACACCGGAACAGATTGCCGACCGCCTTGAAGAATGGCAGGACGCCGGGATCGACGGGATCAACATCATCAACCAGACCCTCCCGGGTTCCTACACCGATTTTATCAGCGGCGTACTGCCCGAGCTTCGCGGCCGCGGCCTTGCCCAGGCCGAATACGGGCAGGGAACCCTGCGCGAGAAGCTGTTCGGCGCGGGCCCGCGTCTGAACGACAGGCATCCCGCTGCCGCGTTCCGCGGAGCCTTCGCCGAATTTTCCGCCGCGGCCGAAAACAAGCCCGCCACCATCAGCGTTTAG
- a CDS encoding MmcQ/YjbR family DNA-binding protein, producing MDAAALRGICLGFPGAFEDYPFGPETAVFKVRAAVPGGTRRQAKMFALSAMDPKDFSVSLKCEPVLAEQLRAAHPEITGAWHLNKRHWNGVRLDGELPDAMIRDMVEDSYDLVVATLSRRQQLQLGWARFARGEAW from the coding sequence ATGGACGCAGCAGCACTCCGCGGGATCTGCCTGGGGTTTCCCGGCGCCTTCGAGGACTATCCGTTCGGCCCTGAGACCGCTGTTTTCAAGGTCCGCGCAGCGGTGCCCGGCGGGACCCGGCGTCAAGCCAAAATGTTCGCCTTGTCCGCCATGGATCCGAAGGACTTCAGCGTGAGCCTGAAATGTGAACCCGTACTCGCCGAACAGTTGCGTGCCGCGCATCCGGAGATCACCGGGGCTTGGCACCTGAACAAACGGCATTGGAACGGGGTCAGGCTCGACGGTGAGCTGCCCGATGCCATGATCCGCGACATGGTGGAGGACTCGTACGACCTTGTGGTCGCCACCTTGAGCCGCCGCCAGCAGCTGCAGCTCGGTTGGGCACGGTTTGCCCGCGGGGAGGCCTGGTGA
- a CDS encoding acyl-CoA dehydrogenase family protein yields the protein MTKSTAAPATAPATSTEPGYEALAERFRPVFARIAEGSLAREQDRVLPFEQVRWLNEAGFGRLRVPAAHGGDGIGFEPLFRLLIELAESDPSVAHLYRSHFAFVETVGLEDQQFQERWYPRVVAGEIFGNAATERSGNVLGATGTTLSRAGGDWLLNGKKFYTTGTIFADWIAVTASTEGLEGRQYAVVSTTAPGVEILDDWDGFGQQLTGTGTTVFRDAVVPDANIIQRSVSTTHEPAFFQLVLLAVLAGVGRAALADARVLVRDRKRTFNTGSGELFRHDPLILQLVGQLSAKVFAAESVVRAAARELDAAADQDLDFTLAQRYTKGEVAVEKAQLLVPELVLSAAQQLFDVTGASSTSKSKALDRHWRNARTVATHNPAVFKARMVGDYEVNGTTPEGLHSIGDARPAG from the coding sequence ATGACAAAATCAACGGCGGCGCCAGCGACGGCGCCAGCGACATCCACCGAACCGGGCTACGAGGCACTCGCCGAACGGTTCAGGCCGGTTTTCGCCCGCATCGCGGAAGGCTCGCTGGCCCGGGAACAGGACCGGGTCCTGCCCTTCGAGCAGGTCCGGTGGCTGAACGAGGCCGGTTTCGGCCGGTTGCGGGTGCCCGCGGCGCACGGCGGCGACGGTATCGGCTTCGAGCCGCTCTTCCGGCTGCTCATCGAACTTGCAGAATCGGATCCGTCCGTGGCGCACCTGTACCGGTCGCACTTCGCCTTCGTCGAGACGGTCGGGCTGGAGGACCAGCAATTTCAAGAGCGCTGGTACCCGCGGGTGGTTGCCGGCGAGATTTTCGGAAACGCCGCCACGGAGCGGTCAGGGAACGTCCTCGGCGCCACCGGCACAACGCTGAGTCGTGCCGGTGGGGACTGGCTGCTGAACGGCAAAAAGTTCTACACCACCGGCACGATCTTCGCCGACTGGATCGCCGTCACCGCCAGCACCGAAGGCCTTGAAGGCCGGCAGTACGCCGTCGTCAGCACCACCGCGCCTGGCGTGGAAATCCTCGACGACTGGGACGGCTTCGGCCAGCAACTGACCGGCACGGGCACCACCGTCTTCCGGGACGCGGTCGTGCCCGACGCGAACATCATCCAGCGGTCGGTGTCCACGACCCACGAACCGGCCTTCTTCCAGCTGGTTCTGCTCGCTGTCCTGGCCGGCGTCGGCCGGGCGGCGCTCGCGGACGCGCGGGTGCTGGTCCGGGACCGCAAGCGGACCTTCAACACCGGCTCGGGCGAGCTGTTCCGCCATGACCCGCTCATCCTTCAGCTGGTGGGACAGCTCTCCGCGAAGGTTTTTGCGGCCGAGTCCGTGGTGCGCGCAGCCGCCCGGGAGCTCGACGCGGCAGCGGACCAGGACCTGGACTTCACCCTGGCGCAGCGGTACACCAAAGGCGAAGTGGCGGTGGAGAAGGCCCAGCTGCTGGTTCCGGAACTGGTGCTCTCGGCCGCGCAGCAGCTCTTCGACGTCACAGGTGCCTCATCGACCTCCAAGTCAAAGGCCCTGGACCGGCACTGGCGCAATGCGCGGACAGTGGCCACCCATAACCCGGCAGTGTTCAAGGCCCGGATGGTCGGTGATTACGAAGTTAACGGAACCACTCCGGAGGGGCTACACAGCATCGGTGACGCGCGTCCGGCCGGTTAG